AAGGGTGCAGGATTACAGGATAGGTATGACGGGCTTTTGCTGTGGTGGCACTTGCACCTGGTACTTTGGAGCCAAGTTTTCCGATGAGTTTAGCGCTCTGGCACCTTACTACGGGCTTTATTCTCTGGTTCCCATAGATTTTTCTGCCATCAAGGCTCCCGTCCTTGCTGTGCATGCAGGCAAAGATGCCTTTGTACCCCTCAGCGAGGTGCTCAAAGCTATAGAGGAGTGCAACAAGTACGGAGTAAAAGCTCAGTTTCTCATATACTCGGGTGTGGACCACGCCTTTTTCAACGACACGAGACCAGAGGTTTACAACGAAGAGTATGCGGTAGATGTGTGGGGTAAAACGGTAGAGTTTATGAAAAGACACCTGACATGAAACTAAAAGATTACATTTTGTTAGGCTTAGTTTCTTTAGTAGGTGCCTTTGCTTTTGCTGTTTTAGCTCTCAGCAGGGGTGAAAGAGTAGGAGCTGTTTGGATATTAATAGCTGCGCTCTGCATCTACTTTATAGGCTACAGGTTTTACAGCTACTTTATAGCTTACAGAGTTTTTGAGGTAAACGACCAGAATCCTACTCCAGCTCACAGGTTTTACAACAAGCTGGACTATGTTCCCACCAACAGGTGGGTGCTTTTTGGTCATCACTTTGCCTCCATTTCAGGTGCGGGTCCCTTGGTGGGACCTGTGCTAGCAGCTCAGATGGGATACTTGCCCGGCACTCTCTGGATACTCATAGGTGCGGTGCTGGCAGGATGCGTGCAGGATATGGTGATGCTCATCATATCCATGAGAAAAGGTGGGAGGAGTCTGGGACAGATAGCAAAGGAAGAGCTAGGCTCTCTGGGAGGACTGCTCTCACTTACCGTCATATACACCATCCTGATTATACTTCTGGCAGTTTTGGCT
The DNA window shown above is from Hydrogenobacter thermophilus TK-6 and carries:
- a CDS encoding dienelactone hydrolase family protein, whose translation is MGRELKFKKDGVEISGYLAEPEFTKGPLVIVIHEWWGLVPHIKDVCDRYAREGFFAFGIDLYKGKTADNPDDAGRLMQELLGQRLSEAEAMIKASLDYFKENDIGFVGRVQDYRIGMTGFCCGGTCTWYFGAKFSDEFSALAPYYGLYSLVPIDFSAIKAPVLAVHAGKDAFVPLSEVLKAIEECNKYGVKAQFLIYSGVDHAFFNDTRPEVYNEEYAVDVWGKTVEFMKRHLT